In the Candidatus Hydrogenedentota bacterium genome, one interval contains:
- a CDS encoding transposase: protein MKKSRRHFTAEEKVALLRSHLVEKKSVSEICRE from the coding sequence ATGAAGAAAAGCCGCAGACATTTTACCGCCGAGGAGAAGGTGGCGCTGTTACGCAGTCACCTTGTTGAAAAGAAGTCCGTGTCGGAGATATGCCGGGAGC